Proteins encoded by one window of Pseudonocardia sp. HH130629-09:
- a CDS encoding YceI family protein: protein MAELHGRLSTPDGWPVTGATVTVMDATGVQRGRAASRADGGFAVAELAPGPHTVVVAAAGYEPSARAVSLAGDGVDLGRVELARAGGAVLPTPGLWRIDPQHSSIRATALHLGMSRIHGRLRRFSGDLRVADPFEASSVSVSIDAGSVDSDDPDRDSHLRTADFLDVETHPAIGYEGDGLTRVDATRWTVHGMLSLKGVKAPVDLHMTYGGTGPDLWGGTRAAFTATTEISRDEFAIDWNQSVLAGVLAVGRTLRIDLDVQAVLQDAPHA, encoded by the coding sequence ATGGCTGAGCTCCACGGACGGCTGAGCACCCCCGACGGCTGGCCGGTGACCGGCGCGACGGTCACCGTCATGGACGCCACCGGCGTGCAGCGGGGCCGGGCGGCCAGCCGGGCCGACGGCGGGTTCGCGGTGGCGGAGCTGGCGCCGGGCCCGCACACGGTCGTCGTCGCCGCGGCGGGGTACGAGCCCTCCGCGCGGGCGGTCTCCCTCGCCGGGGACGGCGTCGACCTGGGCCGCGTCGAGCTCGCCAGGGCCGGCGGCGCGGTGCTGCCCACCCCGGGGCTGTGGCGGATCGACCCGCAGCACTCCAGCATCCGGGCCACCGCGCTGCACCTGGGCATGAGCCGCATCCACGGCAGGCTGCGCCGGTTCTCCGGCGATCTGCGGGTGGCCGACCCGTTCGAGGCCAGCTCGGTCAGTGTGTCGATCGACGCGGGATCGGTGGACTCCGACGACCCCGACCGCGACTCCCACCTGCGGACCGCGGACTTCCTCGACGTCGAGACCCACCCGGCCATCGGCTACGAGGGCGACGGCCTGACCCGGGTCGACGCCACCCGCTGGACGGTGCACGGGATGCTCTCGCTCAAGGGCGTCAAGGCACCGGTCGACCTGCACATGACCTACGGCGGCACCGGCCCCGACCTGTGGGGCGGCACCCGGGCGGCGTTCACCGCCACCACCGAGATCTCCCGCGACGAGTTCGCGATCGACTGGAACCAGTCGGTGCTGGCCGGCGTGCTCGCCGTCGGGCGGACGCTGCGGATCGACCTCGACGTGCAGGCCGTCCTGCAGGACGCTCCGCACGCGTGA
- a CDS encoding MSCRAMM family protein, whose amino-acid sequence MTPERDGPAVVGTVRGRSGTPVPDATVTVTDLDGRQHGRTASGDDGTYAVPLGTGGTYLVVTRTDGAGPDAGLVAVGASPARHDVTVAGGGTVRGTLTDATGHPVGAAAVTLIDTAGEVVAHTPTDPAGRFLVETPGTGPHTLTATAPGHGPLARTVDADPAAPPVELRFPALAGIAGVARSGDGRPVPGARIVIGDSDGRTVAETTTGRDGSYELHGLPPGRHELTASGWAPVVVAVQVARGATTPVEVRFGAPDPTDDDRIGAPTRTEHGHG is encoded by the coding sequence GTGACACCGGAACGGGACGGACCTGCGGTCGTCGGCACCGTGCGGGGGCGGTCCGGCACCCCCGTGCCGGACGCGACCGTCACCGTCACCGACCTCGACGGCCGCCAGCACGGGCGGACCGCCAGCGGCGACGACGGCACCTACGCCGTGCCCCTGGGCACCGGCGGGACGTACCTGGTGGTGACCCGCACCGACGGCGCCGGGCCCGACGCCGGGCTGGTCGCCGTCGGCGCGTCCCCCGCCCGGCACGACGTGACAGTCGCCGGCGGGGGCACGGTGCGGGGCACCCTGACCGACGCGACGGGCCACCCGGTCGGTGCCGCCGCCGTCACACTGATCGACACCGCGGGTGAGGTCGTCGCACACACGCCGACCGACCCGGCCGGCCGGTTCCTGGTCGAGACCCCCGGCACCGGCCCGCACACCCTCACCGCGACCGCACCCGGGCACGGGCCGCTGGCCCGCACCGTCGACGCCGACCCGGCCGCGCCGCCGGTGGAGCTGCGGTTCCCCGCCCTGGCCGGGATCGCCGGTGTCGCCCGCAGCGGCGACGGCCGCCCGGTGCCCGGGGCTCGGATCGTGATCGGCGACAGCGACGGCCGCACCGTCGCCGAGACCACCACCGGCCGGGACGGCAGCTACGAGCTGCACGGGCTCCCGCCGGGACGGCACGAGCTGACCGCGAGCGGCTGGGCGCCGGTCGTCGTCGCGGTGCAGGTGGCGCGGGGGGCGACCACACCGGTCGAGGTGCGCTTCGGCGCCCCGGACCCGACCGACGACGACCGGATCGGCGCCCCGACGCGGACGGAGCACGGACATGGCTGA
- a CDS encoding FAD-dependent oxidoreductase yields MPFAITQTCCTDASCVAACPVNCIHPTPDEADFATTDMLYIDPRACIDCGACADACPVDAIFPVERLSASLAGYAEVNADYFEGKPVAGKLEGDSPLFHEWYPLQFTRSLPADMAPLDVAVVGTGPAGMYAAQDLLLHTSSTVTLYDRLDVAGGLVRFGVAPDHPSTKGIGESFARFHSHPRVRMRLGTEVGRDVSADELAARHDAVVWAVGAPAPRDLGLPGEVLPGSIAADTVVGWYNGHPDVPRDAVDTSVERVVVVGTGNVAIDVARVLTASAADLEGTPIDPAALAALRTGAITEVVLLARRGPDAVAATAPELRELLGRSGVEVVVDEHDPRIAESLDGPAASPSHALLRGARREKIDWSVPAERPRVVFRFHSAPERIDGTVRAQGVHTADGTDIPAGLVVRAVGHRGRPVAGLPFDDDRGVVPHDAGRVEGRPGHYVVGWIKRGPSGGIGTNRTCAAETIGSLLDDAVAGLLPSRRPISRLGAITRRLRRS; encoded by the coding sequence GTGCCCTTCGCGATCACCCAGACCTGCTGCACCGACGCGTCGTGCGTCGCCGCCTGCCCGGTCAACTGCATCCACCCCACGCCGGACGAGGCCGACTTCGCCACGACCGACATGCTCTACATCGACCCGCGGGCGTGCATCGACTGCGGGGCCTGCGCCGACGCCTGCCCGGTGGACGCGATCTTCCCGGTGGAGCGGCTGAGCGCATCGCTCGCCGGGTACGCCGAGGTCAACGCGGACTACTTCGAGGGCAAGCCGGTCGCCGGGAAGCTGGAGGGCGACTCCCCGCTGTTCCACGAGTGGTACCCGCTGCAGTTCACGCGGTCCCTGCCCGCGGACATGGCCCCGCTCGACGTCGCCGTCGTCGGGACCGGGCCCGCCGGGATGTACGCCGCACAGGATCTGCTGCTGCACACCTCGTCGACGGTCACGCTCTACGACCGGCTCGACGTCGCGGGCGGGCTGGTGCGGTTCGGGGTCGCGCCCGACCACCCGTCGACGAAGGGGATCGGGGAGTCCTTCGCCCGGTTCCACTCCCACCCGCGGGTGCGGATGCGGCTGGGCACCGAGGTCGGCCGGGACGTCTCGGCCGACGAGCTGGCCGCCCGGCACGACGCCGTGGTCTGGGCCGTCGGTGCGCCCGCGCCGCGCGACCTGGGCCTGCCGGGGGAGGTGTTGCCCGGCAGCATCGCCGCCGACACCGTCGTGGGCTGGTACAACGGCCACCCCGACGTGCCGCGCGACGCCGTCGACACCTCGGTGGAGCGCGTCGTCGTGGTCGGCACCGGCAACGTCGCGATCGACGTCGCCCGGGTCCTCACCGCGTCGGCCGCCGATCTGGAGGGCACGCCGATCGACCCGGCCGCGCTCGCCGCGCTGCGCACCGGTGCGATCACCGAGGTCGTGCTGCTCGCCCGCCGCGGCCCCGACGCCGTCGCCGCGACCGCACCGGAGCTGCGCGAGCTGCTCGGGCGCAGCGGCGTCGAGGTCGTGGTCGACGAGCACGACCCGCGCATCGCCGAGTCCCTCGACGGCCCCGCCGCGTCCCCGTCGCACGCGCTGCTGCGCGGTGCCCGCCGGGAGAAGATCGACTGGTCGGTGCCGGCCGAGCGCCCACGGGTGGTGTTCCGGTTCCACTCGGCGCCCGAGCGGATCGACGGCACCGTCCGGGCCCAGGGGGTGCACACCGCGGACGGGACCGACATCCCGGCCGGTCTGGTCGTGCGTGCCGTGGGGCACCGCGGCCGCCCGGTCGCCGGCCTGCCCTTCGACGACGACCGTGGCGTCGTCCCGCACGACGCCGGCCGCGTCGAGGGCCGTCCCGGCCACTACGTCGTCGGCTGGATCAAGCGGGGCCCGTCCGGGGGGATCGGCACCAACCGCACCTGCGCGGCCGAGACGATCGGGTCCCTGCTCGACGACGCCGTCGCCGGCCTGCTCCCGTCGCGCCGCCCGATCTCCCGCTTGGGCGCCATCACCCGGCGGCTCCGCCGGAGCTGA
- a CDS encoding YeeE/YedE family protein has protein sequence MSITKDPSGRSPGSLVRALRELPASGRTAYGPQDREAAPPQWPVVAVGLVLAVLFLVGVGAVAPATMVGTAALGLALGFTLFHSRFGFTSGWRQLVAVGQGAAIRAHMLMLATASVLFAVILSSGFALAGDPRGFTNPIGIGLVVGAFLFGVGMQVGGSCASGTLFAVGSGQSAIVLTLFGFIVGSMFAVFTHTFWTQTVPQGPSINLAQLLGYPGAVAVTLLVTAGITVVTWVVARRRTPPPVERPPSARGAARVLRGSWPMWVGALVLAVLNAAVLFVSAAPWGVTSAFALWGSKVLQVVGFDMAGLAYWQVPANARSLAAPVLADRISNLDVGIMIGALVASAVGGAFVLHKRIPWKLGLGAVLGGIAMGYGARLAGGCNIGAYFSGIASFSLHGWIWAVVALGGTWVGLRLRPLFGLTNPKPVDSLC, from the coding sequence GTGTCGATCACGAAGGATCCGTCCGGCCGGTCGCCGGGCTCCCTGGTCCGCGCCCTGCGCGAGCTGCCCGCCTCCGGGCGCACCGCCTACGGCCCGCAGGACCGCGAGGCCGCCCCGCCGCAGTGGCCGGTGGTCGCGGTCGGCCTGGTCCTGGCGGTGCTGTTCCTCGTCGGGGTGGGCGCCGTCGCCCCGGCGACGATGGTCGGCACCGCCGCGCTCGGCCTGGCCCTGGGCTTCACGCTGTTCCACTCCCGGTTCGGCTTCACCTCCGGCTGGCGTCAGCTCGTCGCCGTCGGGCAGGGCGCCGCGATCCGCGCGCACATGCTCATGCTGGCGACGGCGTCGGTGCTGTTCGCGGTGATCCTCTCGTCCGGGTTCGCGCTCGCCGGGGACCCGCGGGGCTTCACCAACCCGATCGGCATCGGGCTCGTCGTCGGCGCCTTCCTGTTCGGTGTCGGCATGCAGGTCGGCGGGTCGTGCGCGTCGGGGACGCTGTTCGCCGTCGGCAGCGGGCAGTCCGCGATCGTGCTGACGCTGTTCGGGTTCATCGTCGGGTCGATGTTCGCGGTGTTCACCCACACCTTCTGGACGCAGACCGTCCCGCAGGGTCCGAGCATCAACCTGGCCCAGCTGCTCGGCTACCCGGGTGCGGTCGCGGTGACGCTGCTGGTCACGGCAGGGATCACCGTGGTGACCTGGGTCGTCGCCCGGCGCCGCACCCCGCCCCCGGTCGAGCGGCCGCCGTCGGCCCGCGGTGCGGCACGCGTGCTGCGCGGCTCGTGGCCGATGTGGGTCGGCGCGCTCGTGCTCGCAGTGCTCAACGCGGCCGTCCTGTTCGTCTCCGCCGCCCCGTGGGGTGTGACCTCGGCGTTCGCGCTGTGGGGCTCGAAGGTCCTGCAGGTGGTCGGGTTCGACATGGCGGGGCTGGCCTACTGGCAGGTCCCGGCGAACGCCCGGTCGCTGGCCGCGCCGGTGCTCGCCGACCGCATCTCCAACCTCGACGTCGGCATCATGATCGGCGCGCTGGTGGCCTCCGCGGTGGGCGGCGCGTTCGTGCTGCACAAGCGCATCCCCTGGAAGCTCGGCCTCGGCGCCGTCCTCGGCGGCATCGCGATGGGCTACGGCGCGCGCCTCGCGGGCGGCTGCAACATCGGTGCCTACTTCTCCGGCATCGCCTCGTTCAGCCTGCACGGCTGGATCTGGGCCGTCGTCGCACTCGGCGGCACCTGGGTCGGGCTGCGGCTTCGGCCGCTGTTCGGCCTGACCAACCCCAAGCCGGTCGACTCGCTCTGCTGA
- a CDS encoding AurF N-oxygenase family protein — protein sequence MTATVPEHGLEVGNDRHAEDRHDTAERLLRSSEELSFDPATQVDWDTPLDRDYHGMSPEWSSLYGTPYWAELTEEQRKELTRQESASVASTGIWFEMILQQLILRDFYAKDPTDPAFQWALTEIADECRHSIMFARGSAKLGAPAYIPKKRVVAMGRLCAAVYSGEAAYASILVAEEVLDVMQRDWMRDERVVPFVRTINNIHVVEESRHMKFAREETRDRLRGAGPLRRQVQALFVALAAYEIVTAMWNEDLYENAGLDRKRALREARNNEHHKALLRSSCAGLMEFLSSCGLLTKPALALYRRANLI from the coding sequence ATGACCGCCACCGTTCCGGAGCACGGGCTCGAGGTCGGGAACGACCGGCACGCAGAGGATCGGCACGACACCGCTGAGCGCCTCCTGCGGTCCTCCGAGGAGCTCTCGTTCGACCCGGCCACCCAGGTCGACTGGGACACGCCGCTGGACCGCGACTACCACGGCATGAGCCCGGAGTGGAGCAGCCTCTACGGCACCCCCTACTGGGCGGAGCTGACCGAGGAGCAGCGCAAGGAGCTGACCCGCCAGGAGTCGGCGTCGGTCGCCTCGACCGGCATCTGGTTCGAGATGATCCTGCAGCAGCTGATCCTGCGGGACTTCTACGCGAAGGACCCGACCGACCCGGCGTTCCAGTGGGCACTGACCGAGATCGCCGACGAGTGCCGCCACTCGATCATGTTCGCCCGCGGTTCGGCCAAGCTCGGCGCCCCGGCCTACATCCCGAAGAAGCGCGTCGTCGCGATGGGCCGGCTCTGCGCGGCCGTCTACTCCGGTGAGGCCGCCTACGCCTCCATCCTCGTCGCGGAGGAGGTCCTCGACGTGATGCAGCGGGACTGGATGCGCGACGAGCGCGTCGTCCCGTTCGTCCGGACGATCAACAACATCCACGTGGTCGAGGAGTCGCGGCACATGAAGTTCGCCCGCGAGGAGACGCGTGACCGTCTCCGCGGGGCGGGCCCGCTGCGCCGCCAGGTCCAGGCCCTGTTCGTGGCCCTGGCCGCCTACGAGATCGTCACTGCCATGTGGAACGAGGATCTGTACGAGAACGCGGGCCTCGACCGGAAGCGCGCGCTGCGCGAGGCGCGGAACAACGAGCACCACAAGGCGCTGCTGCGGTCCTCCTGCGCCGGGCTCATGGAGTTCCTGTCCTCCTGCGGCCTGCTCACCAAGCCTGCGCTGGCCCTCTACCGTCGCGCCAACCTGATCTGA